The Devosia sp. YIM 151766 genome includes a region encoding these proteins:
- a CDS encoding LacI family DNA-binding transcriptional regulator, translated as MTSSQVAEHAGVSQSAVSRTFTPGASISPKTRTKVLASAKELGYRPNAIARSLITNRSRIIAVVMAYLENLFYPDVLEELGRALAAENYHLLLFTGFKDRDSDPVFDQLMQYRVDGIILASTSLSSELSEECATAGIPVVLLNRTTERDAVSSVTTRNREGGRRIAEFLVAGGHKSFGYIAGLENSSTNRDRHQGYVEGLAAHGFTAVTIETGHYSHIEAQEAARRMFSRADRPEALFVANDHMAVAVMDVARYEFNLRIPEDISIVGYDNVGPATWTSYGITSMSQSVKRMVEATVDILMDQIASGEIEAEHRILTGDLIVRSSARLPQNGIIERDGQRIYRPRDT; from the coding sequence GTGACGTCCTCGCAAGTCGCCGAGCATGCCGGCGTGTCGCAATCGGCCGTCTCGCGCACCTTTACCCCCGGCGCCTCGATTTCCCCCAAGACCCGGACCAAGGTGCTGGCCTCGGCCAAGGAGCTTGGCTATCGGCCCAATGCCATCGCCCGCTCGCTGATCACCAATCGCTCGCGCATCATCGCAGTGGTGATGGCCTATCTGGAAAACCTGTTCTATCCCGACGTGCTCGAGGAATTGGGGCGGGCCCTGGCCGCCGAGAATTACCATCTGCTGTTGTTCACCGGCTTCAAGGATCGCGACAGCGACCCGGTTTTCGACCAGCTCATGCAATATCGCGTCGATGGCATCATCCTCGCCTCGACCTCGCTCTCTTCCGAATTGTCGGAAGAATGCGCAACGGCCGGCATCCCGGTCGTGCTGCTCAACCGCACCACCGAGCGCGACGCGGTGTCGAGCGTGACGACGCGCAATCGCGAGGGTGGCCGGCGCATCGCCGAATTCCTCGTCGCCGGCGGGCACAAGAGCTTCGGCTACATTGCGGGCCTCGAAAACTCATCGACCAACCGCGATCGCCATCAGGGCTATGTCGAGGGGCTGGCCGCGCACGGCTTCACCGCCGTCACCATCGAAACCGGCCATTATTCCCATATCGAGGCGCAGGAGGCGGCCCGCCGGATGTTCTCGCGCGCCGACCGGCCCGAAGCCCTGTTCGTTGCCAATGACCATATGGCGGTCGCGGTGATGGACGTCGCCCGTTATGAATTCAACCTCCGAATTCCGGAGGATATCTCCATTGTCGGCTATGACAATGTCGGCCCGGCGACCTGGACCTCCTATGGCATCACCTCCATGAGCCAGTCGGTCAAACGAATGGTAGAAGCAACCGTCGACATCCTGATGGACCAGATTGCCAGCGGCGAGATCGAGGCCGAGCACCGCATCCTCACCGGCGATCTCATCGTGCGCAGCTCGGCCCGGCTGCCGCAGAACGGGATCATCGAACGCGACGGCCAGCGCATCTATCGGCCACGGGAC
- a CDS encoding SDR family oxidoreductase, whose protein sequence is MTLPTTPSFRLDGKRALVTGGTRGIGLGAAVALAEAGAAVTIAARTARDIEAVIQQMVAAALTAEGVALDITDTGTVQAFVNDVEPFDILVNSAGTARHSDFADITPEDYRAVMDVNLAATLFVSQAVAGRLVAAGRPGAIIHISSQMGHVGGPRRAVYAASKHAVEGLTKAMAIELGAHNIRVNTVCPTFVETELTARNLSDPDFRRWVLSKIKLGRLGRVEDLMGPIVFLASDAAALITGTSLLVDGGWTAE, encoded by the coding sequence ATGACCCTGCCGACCACGCCAAGTTTCCGCCTCGACGGCAAGCGCGCTCTGGTCACCGGCGGCACACGCGGCATCGGATTGGGTGCGGCGGTGGCCCTGGCGGAAGCCGGGGCGGCGGTGACCATCGCTGCGCGGACGGCCCGCGATATCGAAGCGGTCATTCAGCAGATGGTCGCGGCGGCGCTGACGGCCGAAGGCGTGGCGCTCGACATTACCGATACCGGGACGGTGCAGGCTTTCGTCAACGATGTCGAGCCATTCGACATCCTGGTCAATTCGGCCGGCACGGCGCGGCATTCCGACTTTGCCGACATCACCCCGGAAGACTATCGCGCGGTGATGGATGTCAACCTTGCCGCGACGCTCTTCGTGTCCCAGGCGGTCGCGGGCAGGCTGGTCGCAGCGGGCCGGCCGGGCGCGATCATCCATATCTCCTCGCAGATGGGGCATGTCGGCGGGCCGAGGCGCGCCGTTTACGCCGCCAGCAAACATGCTGTGGAGGGGCTGACAAAAGCCATGGCAATCGAGCTGGGGGCCCATAATATCCGGGTCAATACGGTTTGCCCGACCTTTGTCGAAACCGAGTTGACGGCCAGGAACCTGAGCGACCCGGATTTTAGACGCTGGGTGCTCTCCAAGATCAAACTTGGCCGCCTGGGCAGAGTGGAAGACCTGATGGGGCCGATCGTGTTTCTGGCGTCCGACGCCGCGGCGCTGATCACCGGCACATCACTTCTGGTGGATGGCGGATGGACAGCGGAGTAA
- the hisD gene encoding histidinol dehydrogenase produces the protein MPVWLKRGKDVEARAEADRQVRAIVEGILADIEKGGDQAVRELSRKFDNWDRKDFRLSQAEIDDCLAQLTDQDLHDIEFAQSQVRNFAQAQRDTMQDLEIETLPGVTLGHKHVPINAVGCYVPGGKYPLLASAHMSVITAKVAGCERVITCAPPFGAKPAPAVVAAQAMAGADEIYVLGGVQAIGAMAIGTESIAPVDMLVGPGNAFVAEAKRQLYGRVGIDLFAGPTETLIIADEIVDGEICATDLLGQAEHGPTSPAILLTNSEKLARETMAEIERLLTILPTADIAGKAWADFGEVIVCDSYEEMLAEADRIASEHVQVMTDRDLWFRDNLTNYGALFLGPRTNVAYGDKVIGTNHTLPTMKAARYTGGLWVGKFMKTCTWQTVTTDAASTMIGEYGSRLSMLEGFVGHAEQANVRVRRYGGRNVPYGMGATPRTEAAE, from the coding sequence ATGCCAGTCTGGCTCAAGCGGGGCAAGGATGTCGAGGCGAGGGCGGAGGCCGATCGGCAGGTGCGCGCCATTGTCGAGGGCATTCTGGCCGATATCGAGAAGGGCGGCGACCAGGCCGTGCGCGAATTGTCGCGTAAGTTCGACAATTGGGACCGCAAGGATTTCCGATTAAGCCAGGCGGAAATCGACGATTGCCTGGCGCAATTGACCGACCAGGACCTTCATGACATCGAATTCGCCCAGAGCCAGGTGCGCAATTTCGCCCAGGCGCAGCGCGACACGATGCAGGATCTCGAGATCGAGACGCTGCCGGGGGTGACGCTGGGCCACAAGCACGTGCCGATCAACGCCGTGGGCTGTTACGTGCCCGGCGGGAAATATCCGCTGCTCGCCTCGGCCCATATGTCGGTGATCACCGCCAAGGTGGCCGGATGCGAGCGCGTCATCACTTGCGCTCCACCTTTCGGAGCCAAGCCGGCACCGGCTGTCGTTGCCGCACAGGCGATGGCCGGTGCCGATGAAATCTACGTGCTGGGCGGCGTCCAGGCCATCGGCGCCATGGCCATCGGCACCGAATCCATCGCTCCGGTCGACATGCTGGTGGGCCCCGGCAATGCCTTCGTTGCCGAAGCCAAGCGCCAGCTCTATGGGCGCGTCGGCATCGATCTTTTCGCCGGCCCCACCGAAACGCTAATCATCGCCGACGAGATTGTGGATGGCGAAATCTGCGCCACCGACCTTTTGGGGCAGGCCGAGCACGGCCCTACCAGCCCGGCGATCCTGCTGACCAATTCGGAAAAGCTCGCCCGCGAGACGATGGCGGAGATCGAGCGGCTGTTGACCATCCTGCCAACCGCCGACATCGCCGGCAAAGCCTGGGCCGATTTCGGCGAGGTCATCGTCTGCGACAGCTATGAGGAGATGCTGGCCGAAGCCGACCGCATCGCCTCCGAACATGTGCAGGTCATGACGGACCGCGACCTGTGGTTCCGCGACAACCTGACCAATTACGGCGCGCTGTTCCTGGGGCCGCGCACCAATGTGGCCTATGGCGACAAAGTCATCGGCACCAATCACACCCTCCCCACGATGAAGGCGGCGCGCTATACGGGTGGATTGTGGGTGGGGAAATTCATGAAGACCTGTACCTGGCAGACCGTGACGACCGACGCGGCCTCGACCATGATCGGCGAGTATGGTTCGCGCCTGTCGATGCTCGAAGGCTTTGTCGGCCATGCCGAACAGGCCAATGTGCGGGTGCGCCGCTATGGCGGGCGCAACGTGCCCTATGGCATGGGTGCGACGCCCCGCACGGAGGCGGCGGAATAG
- a CDS encoding amidase → MQHPEDDKRLAFDAAVERHGLTLSADEAESVRKLAEWMSDGLSGLAAGPDATSDAIADAALDRSFFEQGQMLRDGRLTSLGLVEACLRRIEARDPTYRAFYSMDEEGALAAARRADAAIAAGGHIGHLHGIPIGIKDLIDVAGLPTTANAPGRRTAIAAADALVVERLRQAGAIVIGKLATYEWGTVGPDNRGAFPPARNPWSLQHITGGSSSGSAVAVAGGLLRTTLGTDTGGSLRGPAFYCGIVGLKPTYGSVPRHGILPMSESMDHVGPMSATVAEAAATLDVIADHSPERSASRLLGRPVAGLRIGYARAWFAHDSQTAPAVLSAMDAAISSLSLLGAIIEEVELPDYHGIEVAAAAILHKESFDYHADSLRDRPEDFGRRAFLSLAAGVAVTDKELAAARGAAARFRAEIDTLLLGHDALVTVGALTPALPAAPFEKEAVWTPMRTIGFNVSGHPVLAMPIGFDNGLPIGMQLVGRHDDEATIVQIGDAFERATDHAAPAPD, encoded by the coding sequence GTGCAACATCCGGAGGACGACAAGCGCCTGGCATTCGATGCCGCCGTCGAACGCCATGGCTTGACGCTGTCCGCGGACGAGGCGGAAAGCGTCCGCAAGCTCGCTGAGTGGATGAGCGACGGGCTTTCGGGGCTCGCAGCCGGCCCCGACGCCACGAGCGATGCTATCGCCGATGCGGCTCTGGACCGGTCTTTCTTCGAGCAGGGCCAGATGCTGCGGGACGGCCGGCTGACCTCTCTCGGCCTCGTCGAAGCCTGCCTGCGACGGATCGAAGCGCGGGACCCAACCTATCGCGCGTTCTACAGCATGGACGAGGAAGGCGCGCTGGCGGCCGCCCGGCGGGCCGATGCCGCAATCGCCGCCGGCGGCCATATCGGCCATCTCCACGGCATTCCCATCGGCATCAAGGATCTGATCGACGTTGCCGGCCTGCCGACCACGGCCAATGCGCCGGGACGCAGGACCGCAATCGCGGCGGCCGACGCGCTGGTGGTGGAGCGCCTGCGCCAGGCCGGCGCCATCGTCATCGGCAAGCTCGCGACATATGAATGGGGCACGGTCGGGCCCGACAATCGCGGCGCCTTTCCGCCGGCACGCAATCCCTGGAGCCTCCAGCATATTACCGGCGGCTCCTCGTCCGGCAGCGCCGTCGCCGTGGCCGGCGGCTTGCTGCGCACCACGCTGGGGACCGATACGGGCGGCTCGCTTCGCGGCCCGGCCTTCTATTGCGGCATTGTCGGGCTGAAGCCCACCTATGGCAGTGTGCCGCGCCATGGCATATTGCCCATGTCGGAAAGCATGGACCATGTCGGCCCTATGAGCGCCACGGTGGCCGAGGCCGCCGCCACGCTGGACGTCATCGCCGATCATTCTCCGGAGCGCTCTGCCTCGCGCCTCCTCGGCAGACCGGTCGCCGGCCTGCGCATCGGTTACGCCCGGGCCTGGTTCGCCCATGACAGCCAGACGGCGCCCGCCGTGCTGTCCGCCATGGACGCCGCAATCTCCAGCCTGTCGCTGCTTGGCGCGATCATCGAGGAAGTCGAGCTGCCTGACTATCATGGCATCGAGGTGGCCGCCGCCGCGATCCTGCATAAGGAGAGCTTCGATTATCATGCCGACAGCCTGCGGGACCGGCCGGAGGATTTCGGCCGCCGCGCCTTTCTCAGCCTTGCTGCCGGCGTGGCGGTGACGGATAAGGAGCTTGCGGCCGCGCGCGGGGCAGCGGCGCGCTTCCGCGCCGAGATCGACACGCTGCTGCTGGGGCACGATGCCCTGGTGACGGTCGGCGCCCTGACCCCCGCCCTGCCCGCCGCCCCGTTCGAGAAAGAGGCGGTCTGGACGCCGATGCGCACTATCGGCTTCAATGTAAGCGGCCATCCGGTACTGGCCATGCCCATCGGCTTCGACAATGGCCTGCCCATCGGCATGCAGCTTGTCGGCCGGCATGACGACGAAGCCACAATCGTTCAGATCGGCGACGCTTTCGAACGCGCGACCGACCACGCAGCACCAGCGCCCGACTAA
- the ugpC gene encoding sn-glycerol-3-phosphate ABC transporter ATP-binding protein UgpC, with protein sequence MAQIRLRNVSKRWNGFVGVDKFNLDIADQEFLVLLGPSGCGKTTTMRMIAGLEDVTEGEIWIGDRLVNKLEPKDRDISMVFQSYGLYPNMTVYENIRFPLKVRKVPQEQHHERVMAASRMVELDDFLQRRPAALSGGQRQRVALARAIVREPNAFLMDEPLSNLDAKLRVSTRAQIKNLHHTLKRTTIYVTHDQIEAMTLADRVVVMNKGLIQQVGTPMEIYDRPANTFVASFIGSPAMNLVHGDIQAGVFTGGNIRVDGLPATDNGPVTLGFRAEDAVLAESNGHIEAPIYSVELLGEATMISMRVADELVSIKVGKDYRAEIGDVVRINIAPSACHLFDRTSGQRIATSQ encoded by the coding sequence ATGGCCCAGATCCGTCTCAGGAACGTCTCCAAGCGCTGGAACGGCTTCGTCGGCGTCGACAAGTTCAACCTCGACATCGCCGACCAGGAATTCCTGGTGCTGCTCGGCCCCTCGGGCTGCGGCAAGACCACGACCATGCGCATGATCGCCGGGCTCGAGGACGTCACCGAGGGCGAAATCTGGATCGGCGACCGGCTCGTCAACAAGCTCGAGCCCAAGGACCGCGACATCTCGATGGTGTTCCAGAGCTATGGGCTCTATCCGAACATGACGGTCTACGAAAACATCCGCTTCCCGCTCAAGGTGCGCAAGGTGCCGCAGGAGCAGCATCATGAGCGGGTCATGGCGGCGAGCCGGATGGTGGAGCTCGACGACTTCCTGCAACGCCGGCCGGCGGCCTTGTCCGGCGGTCAGCGGCAGCGCGTGGCCCTGGCCCGCGCCATCGTCCGCGAACCCAATGCCTTCCTGATGGACGAGCCGCTCTCCAATCTCGACGCCAAGCTGCGGGTTTCGACCCGGGCGCAGATCAAGAACCTGCACCACACGCTCAAGCGCACCACCATCTATGTCACGCATGACCAGATCGAGGCCATGACCCTGGCCGACCGCGTCGTGGTGATGAACAAGGGGCTGATCCAGCAGGTCGGCACGCCGATGGAGATTTACGACCGCCCGGCCAATACGTTCGTGGCGAGCTTCATCGGGTCTCCGGCGATGAACCTGGTGCATGGCGACATCCAGGCGGGCGTCTTTACCGGCGGGAATATCCGCGTCGACGGCCTGCCGGCCACGGATAACGGCCCGGTGACGCTGGGTTTCCGTGCCGAAGACGCCGTGCTGGCCGAGAGCAATGGCCATATCGAGGCCCCGATCTATTCGGTGGAGCTTCTCGGCGAAGCCACGATGATCTCGATGCGCGTGGCGGATGAATTGGTATCCATCAAGGTCGGCAAGGATTATCGCGCCGAAATCGGCGACGTCGTGCGCATCAATATCGCCCCTTCCGCCTGTCACCTCTTTGACCGGACCAGCGGCCAGCGTATCGCTACGAGTCAATAA
- a CDS encoding carbohydrate ABC transporter permease, with protein MSATTQQQSSVLLRTVSLAFILLWLFAAAFPFLWTVWGSFKVEADFFSRLSWWNAVTGPATEAQTGSQFTGAGYHGAWVINEFWRAAGNTIIVTVCVVVISLTFGTLGGYALARSGFRYSYWILIAALIFRAMPHITLVSGYLLPFFQLNIWGHLPTAIIVLVAINQPFTLWMLHSFFLSIPKDLDESAMVDGCSRFGAFRRVIIPVMWPGVVTTGLFSFLLAYNDFAVTAMLLSQDNQTMVPKIQSFMSSIYQAGNVMYAVAAVVSATVPLFILVLFFQRQIVSGLTAGAVKG; from the coding sequence ATGAGCGCGACCACGCAGCAGCAGAGCTCGGTCCTGCTCAGGACCGTTTCCCTCGCCTTCATCCTGCTCTGGCTCTTCGCCGCGGCCTTTCCGTTTCTCTGGACCGTATGGGGGTCGTTCAAGGTCGAAGCGGACTTCTTCTCCCGGCTGAGCTGGTGGAATGCCGTCACCGGGCCGGCCACCGAGGCGCAGACCGGATCGCAGTTCACCGGCGCCGGCTATCACGGCGCCTGGGTCATCAACGAGTTCTGGCGCGCCGCCGGCAATACCATCATCGTCACCGTCTGCGTCGTCGTCATTTCGCTGACCTTCGGCACGCTGGGCGGCTATGCCCTGGCGCGCTCCGGCTTCCGCTATTCGTACTGGATCCTGATCGCGGCGCTGATCTTCCGCGCCATGCCGCATATCACCCTGGTTTCGGGATATCTGCTGCCGTTCTTCCAGCTCAATATCTGGGGGCACCTGCCGACGGCCATCATCGTGCTGGTCGCCATCAACCAGCCTTTCACCTTGTGGATGCTGCATTCGTTCTTCCTGTCGATTCCCAAGGATCTGGACGAAAGCGCCATGGTCGACGGCTGCTCCCGCTTCGGGGCATTCCGCCGCGTCATCATTCCGGTGATGTGGCCGGGCGTGGTGACGACGGGCCTGTTCAGCTTCCTTTTGGCCTATAACGACTTCGCGGTGACCGCGATGCTGCTGAGCCAGGACAACCAGACCATGGTTCCCAAGATCCAGAGCTTCATGAGCTCCATCTACCAGGCCGGCAATGTCATGTATGCCGTGGCCGCCGTGGTCTCGGCCACCGTGCCGCTCTTCATCCTCGTCCTGTTCTTCCAACGCCAGATCGTCAGCGGACTGACCGCCGGCGCAGTGAAAGGCTGA
- a CDS encoding sugar ABC transporter permease, with translation MRHRTFFWFILPSALLMLLFIALPVISVITQSLFVEHDRVLVTVESCGPFGCTTASHVDAAASAELKAREPLGKFNGLGTYFNRAHLATAEVAAIFADNNGFGDIVSRLYSLPLYRALAFTLTYTFVVTPIAMLLGFLIALGVNNLPRAMKGPAIFFSLLPMMITPLIGSLILYWMTNASGIIGANLQRLFNDPNLYLQASAPLTWIMLLIYGVWTNAPFSFVVFYAGLQTVPQDTLESAMVDGANRWERIRYVVMPALLPLATFIALVQLMDNFRVFEPIVGFNAQANASSLSSSIYQDLVGGDTQLFGSASATSVLTIIGVVILLLPVLRSTWREFNHKRA, from the coding sequence GTGCGTCATAGAACGTTCTTCTGGTTTATCCTGCCTTCAGCGCTGCTGATGCTGCTGTTCATCGCCCTGCCGGTGATTTCGGTGATCACCCAATCCCTGTTCGTTGAACATGACCGCGTGCTGGTGACGGTTGAATCGTGCGGGCCGTTCGGCTGCACCACGGCCTCGCATGTCGACGCGGCTGCCAGCGCGGAGCTGAAGGCGCGCGAACCTCTCGGCAAGTTCAATGGCCTGGGAACCTATTTCAATCGCGCGCATCTCGCGACGGCCGAGGTCGCGGCCATCTTCGCCGACAATAACGGCTTCGGCGACATCGTCTCGCGGCTCTATTCACTGCCGCTATATCGGGCCCTGGCTTTCACGCTGACCTATACTTTCGTGGTGACGCCGATCGCCATGCTGCTCGGTTTCCTGATCGCGCTCGGCGTCAACAATCTACCGCGGGCCATGAAGGGGCCGGCCATCTTCTTCTCGCTTCTGCCCATGATGATCACGCCGCTCATCGGTTCGCTGATCCTCTATTGGATGACCAATGCGTCCGGCATTATCGGGGCGAACCTGCAACGCCTTTTCAACGATCCCAATCTCTATCTCCAGGCCTCGGCGCCGCTGACCTGGATCATGCTACTGATCTATGGCGTGTGGACCAATGCGCCCTTTTCCTTCGTCGTCTTCTATGCCGGCCTGCAAACGGTGCCGCAGGATACGCTGGAATCGGCGATGGTCGACGGCGCCAATCGCTGGGAGCGCATCCGCTACGTGGTGATGCCGGCGCTGCTGCCGCTGGCGACCTTTATCGCGCTCGTACAGCTGATGGATAATTTCCGCGTGTTCGAGCCGATCGTCGGCTTCAACGCGCAGGCCAATGCCTCCTCGCTCAGCTCCTCCATCTACCAGGACCTGGTCGGGGGCGACACGCAATTGTTCGGCTCCGCCTCGGCGACCTCGGTGCTGACCATCATTGGCGTCGTCATCCTGCTATTGCCGGTGCTGCGCAGCACCTGGCGCGAATTCAACCACAAGAGGGCATGA
- a CDS encoding ester cyclase, which yields MTIAPDLVVENKRFVMQAIASIAGGGLAGLEDRIAAVYSPDAHWRGSHPLNEMHRPATIAERVWRPLLTAIPDLERRDLIVAAGRYQEQDLVATMGHYAGVFREDWLGIPATGRTVFLRAGEVHRVENGRIVQSSVLFDLLDLMRQAGFWPIAPSLGRELQWPSPIGPGAICLDPVDAGIGAASLAQTLAMHGGIHGYRHDAENPRRSYLASSQKQFWHEKFMWYGPAGIGTARGWQNYVDYHAVPWISAFPDRHGVGHYVRLGDGPVSVTGGWPSVEATHLGGSIFGMAPTGKVVTVRVMDFYYHHEGIIRENWVPMDIPNLLLQMGVDVFARMQSFFRRGRFPE from the coding sequence ATGACTATCGCTCCCGACCTCGTCGTTGAAAACAAGCGCTTCGTGATGCAAGCCATCGCGTCGATCGCCGGTGGGGGCCTTGCGGGGCTGGAGGACCGCATCGCCGCCGTCTACAGCCCCGACGCCCATTGGCGAGGGTCGCATCCGCTCAATGAGATGCACCGGCCAGCCACCATTGCCGAACGGGTGTGGCGGCCCTTGCTGACCGCCATCCCCGACCTGGAGCGGCGCGACCTTATCGTGGCGGCGGGCCGCTACCAGGAACAGGACCTGGTCGCCACGATGGGGCATTATGCTGGCGTTTTCCGCGAGGACTGGCTCGGCATTCCGGCCACCGGCAGGACGGTCTTCCTGCGCGCCGGCGAAGTGCACCGGGTCGAGAATGGCCGCATCGTCCAAAGCAGCGTGCTGTTCGACCTTCTCGACCTCATGCGGCAAGCCGGCTTCTGGCCGATTGCGCCCAGCCTCGGGCGCGAATTGCAATGGCCATCCCCTATCGGCCCGGGAGCGATCTGTCTCGACCCGGTGGATGCGGGGATCGGCGCGGCGTCGCTGGCGCAGACCCTTGCCATGCATGGCGGTATTCACGGCTATCGGCATGACGCCGAAAATCCGCGCCGCAGCTATCTGGCCAGCAGCCAGAAGCAGTTCTGGCACGAGAAGTTCATGTGGTACGGCCCGGCCGGCATCGGCACGGCGCGCGGCTGGCAGAATTATGTCGACTACCACGCCGTGCCCTGGATATCGGCCTTTCCGGACCGCCATGGAGTGGGCCATTATGTGCGGCTCGGCGACGGTCCGGTCTCGGTGACCGGCGGCTGGCCAAGTGTCGAGGCCACGCATCTGGGCGGCAGCATCTTTGGCATGGCGCCGACCGGCAAGGTGGTCACGGTGCGCGTCATGGACTTCTACTATCACCATGAGGGCATCATCCGGGAAAACTGGGTGCCGATGGATATTCCCAACCTGCTATTGCAGATGGGCGTGGACGTTTTCGCGCGCATGCAGAGCTTCTTCAGGCGCGGACGCTTCCCCGAATAG
- a CDS encoding amidase: MTAPDIAALGRDIRAGRISARALTEEALGRIADDDRLNAFITTTADRARVAAEQADRDLQDGRDRGPLYGIPFAVKELFDIEGIATTGQSRLPAQPALADAHAVARLQRGGAILVGKTATYELAIEPRPGLDGPYPPARNPHDLERTTGGSSSGSAAAVAGGLVRLALGTDTGGSIRAPAAYCGIVGLKPTYGRVSRRGVLPLSFSLDHVGPMASCIGDAAIGLDVMAGFDPADPTSADAGPPNCAAALGQDCAGMKLAYARSFHAGSGDREIGAALDRAAEAFARLGVVVEEVDLPDPKLFDAAATVIIQAEAFAIHREALIRRPAAFGRLAYAHLAAGAVLSGGDLVQALRMRTALAHQLQQSVLSRFDAMLTASVLGGAPRLDGSSAPNQMRVFPFNLTGHPALAMPMGTTRDGLPAGLQLVGRPFDEAGLCRLGAAFETHIYRPRLPIEKGISS; this comes from the coding sequence GTGACCGCCCCCGATATCGCGGCGCTGGGCCGGGACATCCGCGCCGGCAGGATTTCGGCCCGGGCATTGACCGAAGAGGCGCTCGGGCGGATCGCCGACGACGACCGCCTCAACGCCTTCATCACGACAACGGCCGACCGCGCCCGCGTTGCGGCCGAACAGGCGGACCGGGACTTGCAGGACGGTCGCGATCGCGGCCCGCTGTATGGCATCCCCTTCGCCGTCAAAGAGCTGTTCGATATCGAGGGGATCGCCACCACGGGCCAGTCGCGATTGCCGGCGCAGCCCGCCCTGGCGGATGCACATGCCGTGGCCAGGCTGCAACGCGGCGGCGCTATCCTGGTCGGCAAGACGGCGACTTATGAATTGGCGATCGAGCCGCGTCCCGGCCTTGACGGCCCCTACCCTCCAGCCCGCAATCCGCACGATCTCGAGCGTACGACGGGCGGATCGTCCTCCGGCTCGGCAGCAGCGGTGGCGGGGGGACTGGTCCGCCTGGCGCTGGGAACCGATACCGGCGGGTCGATCCGCGCGCCGGCCGCCTATTGTGGCATTGTCGGGCTCAAGCCGACCTATGGCCGGGTCTCACGGCGCGGCGTCCTGCCGCTGAGCTTCTCGCTCGATCATGTCGGTCCGATGGCGTCCTGCATCGGCGATGCCGCCATCGGCCTCGACGTCATGGCCGGGTTTGATCCCGCCGATCCGACCAGCGCAGATGCCGGCCCGCCCAATTGCGCGGCGGCCCTGGGGCAGGATTGCGCAGGAATGAAGCTGGCCTATGCCCGGTCATTCCATGCCGGGAGCGGCGATCGAGAAATTGGCGCTGCCCTCGATCGCGCCGCCGAGGCGTTCGCGCGACTGGGCGTGGTGGTCGAGGAGGTCGACCTGCCGGACCCGAAACTGTTCGATGCCGCCGCTACGGTGATCATCCAGGCGGAAGCCTTCGCCATCCATCGGGAGGCACTCATTCGCCGACCCGCCGCCTTCGGACGGCTCGCCTATGCCCACCTTGCCGCCGGCGCGGTGCTTTCCGGCGGCGATCTGGTGCAGGCCCTGCGGATGAGGACGGCGCTGGCGCACCAGCTTCAGCAGAGCGTCCTCAGCCGCTTCGACGCGATGCTGACCGCCAGCGTATTGGGTGGCGCGCCACGGCTGGATGGGTCCTCGGCGCCAAACCAGATGCGGGTTTTTCCGTTCAACCTGACCGGGCATCCGGCCCTGGCCATGCCCATGGGAACCACCCGCGACGGCCTGCCCGCCGGGCTGCAACTGGTCGGCAGGCCATTCGACGAGGCCGGCCTCTGCCGACTGGGCGCGGCCTTCGAGACCCACATTTACCGGCCACGCCTCCCCATTGAAAAAGGCATTTCATCATGA